The DNA sequence aGAACAAAGGTGAGCAAGACCCGAACCCCCACCCTCTTGGCCTCAGGGCTGATTGGTGGAAACAGGCCAGTCTCCAGTGTCAGGGTAGAGAGAAGCCCCATTTGTCTGGAGAACCAGGCCAGGGCTTGGGAAGTTGGTGGTTTCTATGGCAGGTGGCTAAAGGCTTTTAAGAATCCACATTTCTGAGAAGGTGAAAGACATTCAGGTGGAGGAAACACAGAAGCAAAAGCATGACGCAAGGAGCTGGGCATGTGTGGGCAAGGACCAGTGGACGCAGAAGGTGGACGATTACCTGCAAAGGCAGGTGAGGGCTGTTCATGGAGACTTGTGAATATCAGGTGAGGTGGCTCATCTAAATCCAGTGGGCACTAGGGACTTTATGAGCTGTGgagtgccaggctctgggctgggctttATGGGTGAATAGGGCTGTGCTGAgtcagggggaggcagaggaagggagacaaTCAGAGGTTTTCCCCTAGTGGAGGGGAGCACTAATGCGCTGCGGGAGGACCATGGcagtgtgggggaggagggagttgATTCTCCTGTGTGATAACTGACCTCTCCTAACTGTCCCCTCAGCCTGAGGTAGGTTTGCCTTCCcacttccctttttgttttctggtttttcccAGTTTAAGCAAAGAAGGAAATTCACAACTAAAACAGTCCCCTCGTCCTTTTCCCACCTCCAGCACGGCTCTCTTTGGCTCGGGCTCTCTCCTGCTGGCTCTTGGCATCTGGTACCCCTCTGTAGGGTCTCTGGCTGCAAGATCTCTCTTTTTGCTCTGTCCCTATCCTCAGATGTCCAACCCCCAGATCTGGCAGCTGTGCCTGAGCAGTGGTTTGCCAATGAATTGTAGAAGCCTTAGGGATTTATTCCTAGAAGTTGCCTATCACCAAGGGACCTCCAAAAGGGAGGGAGACCCCGCCCTTCCCTAAGGGAACTCACTTTGAGTCGGTCTGCAAGAGCCCTAGTGAAATCTCTAGTGAAACCGCTGGAGATCCAACTAGGGCTGGAATATTCTCCCAGCAGAGAGGATCAGTGACGCCTCTGCTCCACATAGCCGGCAGGGGCAGAACGGAGGGTTTTGCTTCAGTCTAGTGCCCAGACATGACAACTGGAGAAGGGACAGCTGGGACCTGGTAGTGGGTCACTGTGCTGGGCCTCCTTGATGCAGTCAGGGAGCAGGTCACCCAGAGAACCTCTAGAGTTTCCTCAGGGCAAAGGGGGAAGGGATGTGGAGTCTGGACCCCATTTTCCTTGCACCTCCAGGGCTCTAGACAAGTAGCCTGTTCGCTGTCGTTGTGACATTCGTAGCACCCGCGAGGGCCAGTGTCCCAGGGGATTCCCGGGTCCCGCAGGTGACTCGTCGGGCTTCCGTGACCTCACAGGCAAAACTCGCTCGGCCCTCCCCGGGGGCGGGGTTCTAAGCACCCTGGCTCGACCCGGGCCCCCGAAGATCGCTGAGTCTTGCCCCTCCCTAGCCGGGGACGCGCCATGGGACAACTGATCGCCAAGTTGATGGGCGTCTTCGGGAACCAGGGTAAAGGGCGCACAGCTCATTCAAGCGACTGCTTTGATTCGGCTCCCACCCGGGGCTCCCCGAATCCGGGGTCGGGGCGGATACGCTGAGGGACCTCGGGCTCCGAAGATCCTGCGTGGGCGCTCCTTGCAAGCTCCGGGgtctcccctgcccccttccatagccccttcctgcctcctcccctcctgctcctcGCGGGTGGCGCGCTTCGGTGCACACCGGGGTGCAGGGCTCCGCGAGCCTCCGTCCTCCTGGCTAAAAGGGGCCGCGGGCTGCGATCGTGGCTCTTTCTCCAGACCCCTTCTCTTGGCAAGCCCAGGGCGCCCCGGACCTTTCGGACAACCGCCTTTCTGGAAATGTGGAGCGAGGAAGGCTCAGCAATCATTTCCACTGTCCGGGAGTGCCGCTGGTGTCCGGGGTCGGGGAGGAAACCCGTCCTGTTGGGTTTTGGTCGGGGATGGGTGCAGGGAAGCAGAAATGGTACAGTGAGCAGAAGTCTCCCCGCTCGCTGGAAACACTCGTCTCCTTCTTGGGAACCCCGGTGGGGCATTCAGTACCCTTGGTTACTGAGTTTGGCCCtgaccctgcccttcctccccgcccccctccccatgcCTCCAGAGCACAAGGTTATCATCGTGGGACTGGACAACGCGGGAAAGACCACCATTCTCTACCAGTTGTAAGTGACTCTCGGGTGGAAAGAGGTGGGGGTTGGCTCTTTCCACCAGACTGACAGACATTTGGACCAATCACCCTTCCCTGGGTTCCCAGGTTTTCCAGTAGCCAGGAGGAGTGATCGTGGGGGGAAGTTATGTGATCTTCCCGGCATGGTGACCCTTCAGTTCTGTGGCAGCTCGCCTGGCATTCGAATCTTGCCCGGTATGGGCGACCCCAATGgtccccaccatccccaccccttACCCCTACCAGACTTGGTTGCAGGCCAGAGGCTGTCAGAAACTgacttcctgcctccctgctcttCGCTCCCCCTAGCGGTGGGTCCCACCTTTTAACTCCTGCACCCCACCTTtgcctctttctccccttcttcaAACCCAAAGGGGAAGGCCAGTTTTGAGTCAGGGTGAGCTCCGTAGGTGAGCTCCGTAGCTCCCCATCTAGAAGGGTCTGGCACGTGTGCTGAGTAATTATCCATCGGAGCTCTTCCCAATATCCACTCTGTGGATGGCATCTCTCCCCCTTTGGAACCTCCAGAGTATTTACTTAGGAAAATTTTCccctgaaaaagaaatacaagcaaatgTTTATCTtaaaccagaagaaaagagagcatCGAACATTACAAGCACGCAGAGTGAAAAGTTTCCCAATCAACCCAGAATCCCAGATCTTCCAGAGATGCCCCCTACATATAGaattgtgtgtgttctctctgcattttaacaaaactCCCAGGTGATCCAGCTGCATATTGCTGTTTGGGGACACGGCTCTAATATGACTTCCATATCTGGGGTCCACGCCAGGACAAGGCTCAGTCCCACTCCCGCCTGCACTCCCCTGTGACCAGAGGCTTGGCCACCCTGGGCCGAGTTGTTCTGAGTTAGATCTAGCCTGACTCGGGAGCAGAGGGCTGGGGGACCCAGAGCTGGGAGCAGAATGGGCTGAGCTCTTGGTggtctcttctccctccccagcctgatGAATGAGGTGGTCCACACATCTCCCACCATCGGTAGCAACGTGGAGGAGATCGTTCTGCGGAAGACTCACTTCCTCGTATGGGACATAGGGGGGCAAGAGGCTCTCCGCTCCACCTGGAGTGCATACTACTCCAACACCGAGGTGAGTGACATGCTGGGGCAGGAGGGGCCTGGAAGGCTGCTTGCTGTGTGACTTGAGCctgtcacttcccctctctgagccttcgtTACCCGAATCTGTGAGGTGGAGATTGTAATAATGATTACCCCAATGgctgtgaaaattaaaacaaaacaaaaccgctAACACATGTGTTTCAAATCCTTAATGCAGCAGTGTTTTGTTAAAATTTGTGAATACCTCTTGGCAGCTTTGCTTGCTGGCAGCTTTCTGTGTGATGCCCTGTGTGGCGTAGGCCCTTGGTCTCCGGAGGCCTTCCTTTCTCACTCTGGCACCCGTGGATTAAGTAGTTTGCTTCCCAGAGTGAGACCGAGTACGAATTCCAGCACCgccactcaccagctgtgtgtTCTAGGGCAAGATCTGCCCTCTCGCTGAGCTCATCTTATTTGTAAATGATGCTAAGCTTGGTCCAGGGGCACAGGGCTGTGCTGGGACCCGAATGCTGACCTCAACGCTCACGGCATAGCATCGCCTCTGGCACGCAATCCGAGTCGTGCTGTGTTCCCCCACCGTCTGGATAGAAAAGGGAATGAAAACGGGACTTGAGGGCAGTGAGAGCTTGAGACCAGACCAGTTCTCTGTGGGGCTAACATCAGGGCGGTGTAGAGGCCGGTCGGGAGCACAGTGGGCGGGAGACAAGGTCCTGCCGGAAAAGCCCGCGACTCACcactgccctctgctggccaGTTCGTCATCCTCGTGATTGACAGCACGGACCGGGACCGGCTGCTGACCACTCGGGAGGAGCTCTATAAGATGCTGGCCCACGAGGTAAGGCTCCCGAGGTTGGGAGAGGGCCCCGGGGAGACTAGCTGTGGGACCTCAGCCTActcacttagcctctctgagctttgTTCCTGAGTCCCCCGTGTCTGAGAGCCGCTACCCCAGCTGTCTAGACAGGGCTAATTTCTCCCAGAAGAAGGGCCCCAATGCCCTCAGCACAACTGATTGCAGAAGCCAGAGCTACTGGTCCAGGTCGTGACCCCCCTTCTCACTCACCGTGGGACTTCCTCCCCTCAGACAAGTGACTTCACTTCTCTCAGTTTTTCCAAATACAAAACGGGAAGGATCACCAAATTCCTGCCTCATGGGACTGTCGTAAGGATCACAGAGCTGGCAAGCAGGCAATCTGCAAGGTGTCGGTGTCCGCGGGTGTGGTTGCCCCACGTGGTACCACGGGGCATGGGCTTCTCCTGCAGGGACAGCAGGGGGCTAGGGAGGACTTAGGGGGCAGGGGGATGAGAAGCTAGGCCCTGGCAGGCTGACTGGGGCTGGGCTCCTCTGTCCACAGGCTCTGCGAGATGCTTCCGTCCTAATCTTTGCCAACAAGCAGGATATGAAGAACTCCATGACCACCTTGGAGATCTCTCAGTTCCTCACTCTGACCGCCATCAAAGACCACCCGTGGCATATCCAGGGCTGCTGTGCCCTCACCGGGGAAGGGTTAGTGGCTCCCCACCTGGACGTCCAGGGTCTGGCCCAATCAATGAACAGCTGACCCTCAGAACCTTCTCCTGTTTCTCCCCTGTCAGAATCTGGCTCACAGGCGCTCACCCACCCACAGCTGAGATGTGGGCAAGCAGTGAGCGGGACACAGTGCCTGCTCTTGGGAAGCTAAGAGCTTCCACCTAAGCACAAACATTTCGGATACTGAGAAGTGCCATGCAGAGAATGAAATTGGAGGGGGCAATGGTTGGTCTGGGTTAGCTGTGGTGGGCAGGGACAACCTCTACTAGGAGGTGACTTTTGGGCTGAGACctgaagggagaggagaaagccaTAGGAGGACCTGGGGACCAAGCCCTCCAGACACAAGTCATTGACCCTTTCTGACCttgagttttcttatctgtaaagagAAGAGCGATTATACTGACTCCTAGGGTTTCTGTAGAGAGTAAATGgtgtcattcattcaacatttatcgAGCACTGACTCTGAGCCAGGCACTTTTCTATGCACcagagaagcagcagcgaagaaaacacaaaaccccTCCCCTCATAGGGCATACATTCTGGTGGGAGGGAGCcaacaataaacaataaaattaagaaaaagctaCAGTAAGTTAAAAGTGGCAAGTGTTTGGAAAAGATCAAGTGGGAAAGTGAGATTGAAAGTCTgtgggcagggatgcctgggtggctcagttggttgggcagctgctttcggctcaggtcatgatcccagcgtcctgggatcgagtcccacatcgggctccttgctcggcagggagcctgcttctccctctgcctctgcctgccattctgtctgcctgtgctcactctcccccccccccctctgataaataaataaaattaaaaaaaaaaagtatgtgggcAAATGTTGCAAAGGATGTTGAAGGTCACATAGAAAGGGGCTCTCATCAGTCTTGGAaagttctctttcctctttctcgaGTGGAATCCCAGCAGGCTGGGAACCCAGGTgtctggaggctggagggaggTCGGGAGGTCGGTCCAAGGAATCACACATTTCTGGTAGTGTCCTTGCCATTCCCTCCTCCAATCCACATCCATCTTCTCTGCTAGACTGTAGGCCTCGGAGGGCATGTCTGTGTTTTCACCAGTAACCCGGGCCCCTAGCCCAGGACCTGATGTGCAGTGGGTACTCAATCCGTTTATACTTGTTGATGGAGAGAAGGGATTTAACTTTGGTTGTTACATCTAATCCATCGGCTCTGGGTTGGGGCTGGCGACTTGGAGGCCGTCATCCTCATGGGATATACTGATCCGTGGGATATACTCTTCCATCTTCCCTGCAGGCTGCCCGCGGGGCTTCAGTGGATGCAGTCTCGGGCCACTGCCAACTGATGTCCTGACCTGAGGCCGACCAGAAACTCTGGGGGGTTTTGCTTGGACTGTTTGGGTGGAAAACGCAAGTGACAATTATTTTCTGCGGATCTCTGATGGGAGCTGGGTCAGCTATGGACAGTGAGATTGCCGAAGTCCACCCGACCTAATCCCGCCACCGAAGGGCTAGACTGCCTGCCCTGACCTGCTGCAGACAGGACAGCAGAAGAGCTGCCCTTCGCCCTGGGGAAGCAGGTGTCTTTGGAGGCACAGGCAAGTCGTTAGATGTGTTGAGGGACTGGGAAGTGGAGCCCCGTCCCCTCAGCCTGCAACctctttgaggggaaaaaaatgggggaTAAAGTAGGAGACCCCTGGAAATGCTCTTTATTTCCTAGAACCCCACCTCCTAGCCCTCGATTCTCACCCCAGTTTTCTGGCCCCTTTGCCATCTTTGAGCAAAGGAGATTCCAGAAAGGCAaagagggcaggcacaggggAAGGAGGACAGAGCCAAAAACTGgcgggaagggagaggaagaaggacgGGACATCCCAGACGGGGACAGTCCCTTGCACTGCGGGGAGTTCCACTCCTCCCatgcctttcccttccctctgagATGCTGGCTCGGACCACAGCTTTTGAGAGTTAAGCCATCCCATCCTTTGCCCTCCAGTCCTTCCAGTATGAATCCCATGCCTCCCAGATGTCTCCAATTCCTACACCGTGCCTATCTTGGCTGTCTTTTGTAAtgattttttagttgttttagaatttttataaaagagTAATAAATGCTGTTGAAGACCGCTCACTTCTTATTTCTGCTACCTGTGCTTCAaactggcttttgttttttgtacaAGGCATCAGGTCTGTGGAAATCTTCCTGGGAAATGGAGGGGGTACTGCCTCAAGGGTCCACTGGGCTAGGGGGACTGGCTGGTTCTTTGGTCCTGGGCTCTTCCACCCTCTGCTAGGTAACTGATTCCTGGCTTGCTGGGACTGGGAGCTTTGGCTGTACGGGGATCTAGGGGTGGGCGGGGCTTGATGCTGActcctggaggaggggaggaggggccctTGGGGATTGGAGAAGCCCAGGAGTCCTCTGGAGGTAGAGCTGGAGACAGGGTGGAAACCCGGGCTGTCCATCTGAACACAGGGAGCCCTGCTTTTACGCCATAAGACCCGAGATGGTTCTGGAGTCCATGGGTTTCTCTCCTTCCCAAGTCAGCACTGGACATCTTGGGGACAGTCTGGACACAGTTATAGAAGGTCCAGGAGTCCTTAATCCTGTGGTTTCCTGAGGTGTAATGGTGGAAAAAGACTCAGCAATTCTAGCTATCCCCATTTAGTCCACAACCTGTTCTTTTCATGAAGTTACTTTGACACAGCTGTCGGACCGAAACAattaaatattctctttataCTACAGAAACCTATTCCAGTAAAGGGCAAGCGGCACggtgggggtatagctcagtggtagagcatttgactgcagatcaAGAGGTCCCCGGTTCAAATCCGGGTGCCCCCTCTCCAAGCCAGATTTTTCGTGTTTTCTTATCCAGTAGTCCATCTCTCAAAGTGCcctggcaggggagagggggtgcGAGATGCGATGTCGGGGCCTGCCACCCCATTTTGGAGGCAGGCTACGATGGAGTGTTGGCCCGGCAGATCCGTGCGCCCAGCCCGCGCGTGCGTCTATGGGTGGGATGCCGTGAGAGGGCGAGAAGCTGCTGGTTAACCCTAGGTGGACAGCCCAGACTGCGTACTCCCGAAGTGCTAGGGCGGAGGCCGGTGCACTATCAGGGAGGCCTGGCCAGCGACCCCAACGGCTCTGCCCGGGGAGGGAGGCCCAGGACCTAAGCTTGGGCTGGGGAAAGGAGACCCAGAGAACGCTGTCTGAGCGTGCAGGACGGAGAGAGGGGAGCCAAGATGCAATAAAGGGGCTCCGACAGGGCAAGACAGGGGGACCTCGGCACCGGGAATGTCCCCGAAACCAGGGATCTCGAAGGATCTCGAGGGATCTCCCCTCCCATTTCCAGACTCCATTTTGCTTATACCATTCAGTAGAAATCTTAAGCTCAGAGCTTCGGGAAACAAGTTCTGCGTTCAGGCGAGTAATCTTTTGAGATTATATTGTTTCCAACTTTTGTAAACATTGGACAAGACTTCGTTTCACGACCTCAGCACAGCGCCTGCGCAGTCATAGGACTAAGAGGTTACTGCGCACAAGCGTCAGcagagggggtatagctcagtggtagagcatttgactgcagatcaAGAGGTCCCCGGTTCAAATCCGGGTGCCCCCTGCGCAGTTGTTTTCTCTGGGCCACAGAGGTCCATGTCTCCAtgtgtctttttctcccttctccattTTATGTTGACAATGCCTTTGCCATCTCTCTTTTGAGCAGACGACGATTGGTGCAAGAAAGACGCGAGACAGTGCAAGAAGCGAGAATTCTCAAGCGATGGATCTTAAAATGTGGTCCCCGGACTAGCACCACCACCTGGGAatgtgttagaaatgcagattctcggCTTCTTCCCGGAACTATTGAATTAGAAACCTGAGGGTGGCGCtcagaaatttgtatttttaataagctctccaggtgattctgatgggtGCGCAAGTTCCAGaggcttacatttaaaaaaatttacacgTCTCTTGCTTGGGATTATTTCCAATGCTGTTTTCAATCCGAGCCTTTAAAGAGACCGTGTAAGACAGATCGCGGCTCCCCACTTGACCGCTAGAGGGCAGCAAGAAGCCGCAGCTGGAAGCGGCGGCCTATTCCTGTTTGAGAGTCGGGATTTAAGTTAGACAACAAGAAGAACTTACAGTCAGGCCTTGCCTTGTCCTGTCGTAAAGGATTAGCGTTTAGGGCTGGAGGCGTCGTTTCTGGGACCCTGCATCCAGAGGAAGGAGGAACTGGGATTCTGAGAGATTAGGGGGCTTTGGTTCTTGTTTCCCTTCTCAGTTCCTGTCTTTGGCCTCAGTgtcagggacccccccccccttcCAGCCCACACTTCTTCTGTTCACGCGCGTATCCTTCTTCCTGGGGAATTCCCTCAAGAGCTCTCCGTGTCCATCCCCTACCTGTCCGCGACTGTCCAGTCCCTAGGCCCCAGCCCCGTGAgaaaccaggtgcccctcatccctCATCCTCCCACCCTCGAGTGCTCCAGCTCCTTGCCACCGCATGAAGTAGGTCAGGGGAGGGAATCAGCACCTTCGTGTCCTGACCTGATTCCCTGCCGTCTATTAAATCTCCTAAATTGTGGGTATTTTTATTCTGTcctgaaagaaaagggaagaaaaaaaaaaaaaaaaaaaaggtgatctaTTCCCCAGAGTCTGTCATAAGGTGGTGGCAGGTGGGGTGAGATGTCTTcgtgctggggggaggaggggtagacTGGCTTTGAGGACTGACTGGGACCCTGAACAGGCCTGGGGTCCCCAGAGAGAAAGGTGGCCTCGGTTACCTTTTGGGGTTAAGGGGAGGTCCGGGCTGCCCTCTACCACGGTGTCCATGGGAAAGACGGTGCTAGGAACTGGGGGGCGGAGGGCGGCGGTgatggggaaaagggagaggagcCCCGGAGAGGGGAGTGGCATTCAGGCCTCCGTTGGCGAGAGAAGCTGGGGCGGGAGTGGTCTGTGCTGCAAGGGGAGATtcctggggtggggatgggcatCAGAAACCCACAGAACTCTGAGGAACAGCCCAGAAAGTCGGAAAGCCTGGATagagctggaggagggggtgcGTATGGCAGGAGTGCACCGCCCGAGGAAAGGGGCGCCTGtccctttcacacacacacacacacacacacacaccccgtccACGGTCTTGTCTCAGCTGCTTTCCGCGGGGagggggggtgaggaggggaagggaggcaggagctaaggtgcggggtggggggccgCTTCTCCCAGCCCAGGGTCCCCCGCCCTGTCCCCTACTCCGCCCCCAGCCATCCCCCTCCAGTTCCGCGGTGGGAGCGCTCCGGGAGGGCTGGGAGGACCGGGGTTAGACTCTGGGAGCGCTCGGGAGGCGccgcgccccccccgccccgcccccctccccgtccGCGCTCCGGGAGGCCGCCGCTCTGCTCGCTCGCCGCCGGCCCGCGCCCGCGCCTCTCCCGCCGCCCCGCCGGGCCCCGCGCTCCGCCGCCTCCTCGCCGCCCACCCCTCGGCGCGCCAGCCTCCGGGACTGCACCGCCTGAGCCCGGCCCCTCCCTTGTTCGGGGCCGCGGCCCGCAGCGGGCCGGGGGCGGGTCCTGGCACCCACCATGCGGGCAGAGCTCTGGCTCCTGGTGCTGGTGTTCAGGGAGGCTGCCCGGGCGCTGAGCCCCCCGCCCGGAGCAGGTAGGACTGGCCGGAGTCGGTCGGggtgggcggggggcggggagggagcagGCAGGCAGGCGTGGGCAAGGCCAAGTACCCACCCGCCAGCGTTGTCGGGTGGGTGGGGGGACTGTCCGCGGAGGGCCAGGAACCTTTCAGGTTGTGAGAGGTGGACAAGGACCCACTTTCTTAAACACATCGGGTGTGTGAGTGAGGGTGGAGGCATCAGACACTGATGCCCCtcgcctctccttccctcctggaaGGACACCAGAGGGACCCCAGTAGAGGGGGCTACATAAGGCAATGGGCTCTGGCCCCAAAGAGGACGGTAGGGGAGTCATAGGGACCCCTCGTCACACTGAGGGAGGCTGAATTCCGATGAGACGGAGAGTCTGGGGTGCCTCCTGCCCCAGCTTTGCCACCTCCTTCTATTCCCACCCCCCAGGTCCCACCCCAGCTCCAAGCTGACCCAGGTTAGGTCTGAATCCATTTCACATTTGGGGGCTGGGTGGGAGCAGCCAGAGGGATGGTGGAGACCCAGCATCGCTCCTAGAGGAAGCTCTGTAGCAGCCTGTCCCATCGCCTTCCTCCTCCTGTTTGGAGCCTGGAGAACCCTCTGGGGCTCAGGAAGAAGCATCTTGCTGCTCCCCTTTACCCCAGTCTCCAGGACCCTCCTGTCACTCCCGCTCTGGTGTCCTGGTGGCCTTTGGCCATCAGCTGCTCTGGCTCTGGATGGGAGTGAGCAGGGGCTCCTCTTGGCACACTCCTCTTCCTTACACTAGTGCTCCACAATCATCTCTCCCACCTGGAAGTCCTTTCTGAGGTCTACCT is a window from the Neovison vison isolate M4711 chromosome 5, ASM_NN_V1, whole genome shotgun sequence genome containing:
- the ARL5C gene encoding putative ADP-ribosylation factor-like protein 5C isoform X3, which gives rise to MVTLQFCGSSPGIRILPEEKRASNITSTQSENLMNEVVHTSPTIGSNVEEIVLRKTHFLVWDIGGQEALRSTWSAYYSNTEFVILVIDSTDRDRLLTTREELYKMLAHEALRDASVLIFANKQDMKNSMTTLEISQFLTLTAIKDHPWHIQGCCALTGEGLPAGLQWMQSRATAN
- the ARL5C gene encoding putative ADP-ribosylation factor-like protein 5C isoform X2, whose product is MGQLIAKLMGVFGNQEHKVIIVGLDNAGKTTILYQFLMNEVVHTSPTIGSNVEEIVLRKTHFLVWDIGGQEALRSTWSAYYSNTEFVILVIDSTDRDRLLTTREELYKMLAHEALRDASVLIFANKQDMKNSMTTLEISQFLTLTAIKDHPWHIQGCCALTGEGLPAGLQWMQSRATAN
- the ARL5C gene encoding putative ADP-ribosylation factor-like protein 5C isoform X1; this translates as MASLPLWNLQSIYLGKFSPEKEIQANVYLKPEEKRASNITSTQSENLMNEVVHTSPTIGSNVEEIVLRKTHFLVWDIGGQEALRSTWSAYYSNTEFVILVIDSTDRDRLLTTREELYKMLAHEALRDASVLIFANKQDMKNSMTTLEISQFLTLTAIKDHPWHIQGCCALTGEGLPAGLQWMQSRATAN